One part of the Sarcophilus harrisii chromosome 5, mSarHar1.11, whole genome shotgun sequence genome encodes these proteins:
- the LOC100930022 gene encoding isopentenyl-diphosphate Delta-isomerase 1-like, which translates to MSKENSSHLDMYQVGRLAELCIIIDENDNVIGAEDKKTCHLYKNIQKGLLHRAFSVVLFNSKNQLLVQERSDCKITFPGYFTDSCSSHPLSNTLELDENNAIGVRRAAQRRIQAELGIPLEQVPLDDIIYMTRYHYKAQSDETWGEHEIAYLLLMTKDVTLNPDSRELKNYYYMSKEELKELLAKGERREAKITPWLKLMAENFLFKWWDSLPNVNHFLDHKTIHRL; encoded by the exons ATGTCAAAAGAAAATAGTAGTCACTTGGATATGTATCAAGTGGGGCGCTTGGCAGAGTTATGCATCATTATTGATGAAAATGATAATGTGATTGGTGCGGAGGACAAGAAGACATGTCATTTGTATAAAAACATCCAAAAAG gGCTCTTACATCGAGCTTTCAGTGTTGTCTTGTTCAATAGCAAAAATCAACTACTGGTGCAGGAGAGATCAGACTGTAAAATTACCTTTCCAG ggTACTTTACAGACTCTTGTTCTAGTCATCCATTAAGCAATACCCTAGAACTGGATGAAAACAATGCAATTGGAGTAAGGAGAGCAGCACAGAGAAGAATACAGGCTGAGTTAGGCATTCCTCTGGAACAG GTTCCCTTGGATGATATCATCTATATGACACGCTACCATTACAAGGCTCAATCAGATGAGACTTGGGGAGAACATGAAATTGCTTATCTGCTATTGATGACAAAGGATGTAACTTTGAATCCTGATTCAAGAGAGCTGAAAAATTATTACTATATgtcaaaggaagaattaaaagagCTCCtggcaaaaggagaaagaagagaagctaAGATTACTCCATGGCTAAAACTCATGgcagaaaattttctctttaagtgGTGGGATAGTCTACCTAATGTGAATCATTTTCTTGACCATAAAACAATACACAGACTATAA